A region from the Sutcliffiella horikoshii genome encodes:
- a CDS encoding DUF421 domain-containing protein: MELFTDLAKVLFRIVTILPLMLIVTLFMGKRSIGELPVFDFLVILTLGSVVGADIADPSVHHMPTVGAIIAIALLQKFIAWWKIKNHHIGKLLSFEPTLVIYDGQFHIENMYKIHYSIDNILQMLREKDVFRIEDVHFALIEANGELSVKLKPAKEAVKVEDVATVRPKTSIEYSVIMDGRIQRKTLNLLGFDEAWLKEELLKKDIVNIQDVFYAAINEENKLHVSLRNSKLRPTIPIFH, from the coding sequence ATGGAGCTTTTCACGGACTTAGCAAAAGTACTTTTCCGTATTGTAACCATCCTGCCATTAATGCTAATAGTTACGCTCTTCATGGGAAAACGGTCGATTGGAGAGCTTCCGGTCTTTGATTTTCTAGTTATTTTAACACTAGGTTCCGTCGTGGGGGCCGACATAGCCGATCCAAGTGTTCATCACATGCCGACTGTAGGGGCAATCATTGCCATTGCTCTCTTGCAAAAGTTTATTGCCTGGTGGAAAATAAAAAATCATCATATTGGGAAGTTGTTGTCCTTTGAACCGACGCTTGTTATTTATGACGGACAATTCCATATTGAAAATATGTACAAAATACATTACTCCATTGATAACATCCTGCAGATGTTAAGGGAAAAGGATGTCTTCCGTATCGAGGATGTCCACTTTGCATTAATTGAAGCGAATGGCGAGCTTTCGGTGAAATTAAAACCTGCAAAAGAAGCGGTTAAAGTGGAAGATGTGGCCACTGTACGTCCTAAGACTTCTATAGAATATAGCGTAATTATGGATGGGAGAATACAGCGAAAAACTCTGAACCTGTTGGGATTTGATGAAGCATGGTTAAAAGAAGAGTTGTTGAAAAAGGATATCGTTAATATCCAAGATGTTTTTTATGCTGCCATCAATGAAGAAAACAAGCTTCATGTTTCTTTGCGAAATTCTAAACTAAGGCCGACTATACCTATTTTTCACTAG
- a CDS encoding S9 family peptidase yields the protein MTKRKIESTDLFRLTSITDPQWDKHSRKYAFVQTTVHEEENEYRSTIYVGDLEGNAIPFTSGKGRATSPRWSPDGSKLVFVSNRNEKSQLYVMPVNGGEAEQVTFCKNGARGPVWSPCGTKILFSTSVESADDLHSTSSKSEEKKKPEPLVVEKMRYKSDAKGFLDNKNDHLALLDLKTKEVSLLTEGDRDYGSAAWSPDGTKIAFVANLEENPDVSLVSDVYVMDVQSKEKKKLTHSNGFFSTISFSPDGQYLGFLGHEKEFHSATLTRVWVTQIATGETHCLTENLDVEVGDVAIGDFHSGNVNPGLMWTEESEGFYFLMSDQGATGIYFGSLDGSMYPIHLPDEHVYAVSMLTDTHEAIVGVSNSTDPGELYHLNFRSQTRTQLTKVNEAWKNEVELSVAEPIRYKAPDGWDLHGWIMKPAGFEEGKKYPTILEVHGGPHAMYANTYFHEFQTLTAQGFVVLFTNPRGSHGYGQEFVDAVRGDYGGKDYLDVMAAMDYALETFDFIDEKNLGITGGSYGGFMTNWVVSHTDRFKAAVTQRSISNWLSFYGVSDIGYYFSEWEVKGDMGEKVDKLWDHSPIKYVSNVNTPLLILHGERDYRCPVEQAEQLFIALKQQGKTTKLVRFPGANHELSRSGDPALRIHRLDHIKNWFVEYLEGTK from the coding sequence ATGACAAAGAGAAAAATAGAGTCAACAGATCTGTTTCGTCTAACATCTATCACCGATCCGCAATGGGATAAACATTCCCGTAAATATGCGTTTGTGCAGACTACAGTACATGAGGAAGAAAATGAATATCGCTCTACCATTTACGTAGGGGATTTAGAGGGGAACGCGATACCATTCACATCTGGAAAAGGGAGAGCAACAAGCCCAAGATGGTCTCCGGATGGAAGCAAGCTTGTTTTTGTCTCCAACCGAAACGAGAAAAGCCAACTATATGTTATGCCGGTAAACGGTGGAGAAGCAGAGCAGGTAACCTTCTGTAAAAATGGTGCAAGAGGGCCAGTCTGGTCGCCATGCGGAACGAAAATATTGTTTAGTACTTCTGTAGAGAGTGCGGATGATTTGCATTCTACAAGCTCTAAAAGTGAGGAAAAGAAAAAACCTGAGCCTCTTGTAGTAGAAAAAATGCGCTACAAGTCCGATGCTAAGGGATTTTTAGACAACAAAAACGATCATCTTGCACTATTGGATTTGAAAACAAAGGAAGTAAGTCTCCTCACAGAAGGAGACAGGGATTATGGAAGCGCTGCATGGTCGCCTGATGGAACAAAAATTGCTTTTGTAGCAAATCTTGAAGAAAATCCAGATGTTTCTTTGGTTTCTGATGTTTATGTAATGGATGTTCAGTCAAAAGAAAAGAAAAAGCTTACACATAGCAACGGCTTCTTTTCCACCATCTCCTTTTCACCAGACGGTCAGTATCTGGGCTTTCTAGGACATGAAAAAGAGTTTCATAGTGCGACATTGACTCGTGTATGGGTGACCCAGATTGCAACAGGTGAAACCCATTGCCTAACAGAGAACCTTGATGTAGAGGTTGGGGATGTTGCTATTGGGGATTTCCATTCCGGTAACGTAAATCCTGGACTTATGTGGACAGAAGAGAGTGAGGGTTTCTATTTCTTAATGAGTGACCAAGGTGCTACAGGAATCTACTTTGGTTCTTTGGACGGTTCCATGTATCCAATTCATCTACCCGATGAGCACGTATATGCAGTAAGTATGCTTACAGATACCCATGAAGCAATTGTAGGGGTAAGCAACTCTACAGATCCAGGGGAACTTTACCACCTTAATTTCCGTTCTCAGACACGAACACAATTGACTAAAGTTAATGAAGCTTGGAAAAATGAAGTAGAGTTGAGTGTGGCAGAACCTATCCGCTATAAAGCACCGGATGGTTGGGATTTGCATGGCTGGATCATGAAACCTGCAGGATTTGAAGAAGGAAAGAAATATCCGACAATCTTGGAGGTACATGGCGGTCCTCATGCCATGTATGCCAATACGTATTTCCATGAGTTCCAAACATTGACGGCACAAGGATTTGTTGTGCTATTCACTAATCCCCGAGGAAGTCACGGTTATGGTCAAGAATTTGTTGATGCAGTGCGCGGTGATTACGGTGGCAAGGATTATCTTGATGTCATGGCTGCGATGGATTACGCGCTCGAAACATTCGACTTTATCGATGAAAAGAATCTTGGCATAACCGGAGGAAGTTATGGAGGTTTCATGACAAACTGGGTGGTCAGTCACACTGATCGTTTCAAAGCAGCTGTCACACAACGCTCCATTTCAAACTGGCTGAGCTTTTATGGTGTCAGTGACATTGGTTACTACTTCTCTGAATGGGAAGTGAAAGGGGATATGGGAGAAAAAGTCGATAAGCTTTGGGACCATTCTCCAATCAAATACGTGAGCAATGTCAATACGCCACTGCTAATCCTGCACGGTGAAAGAGATTACCGTTGTCCGGTGGAGCAAGCAGAGCAACTTTTCATTGCCTTAAAACAACAAGGAAAGACGACTAAGCTTGTTCGTTTCCCAGGTGCAAATCACGAGTTGTCCAGAAGCGGAGACCCAGCACTCCGCATTCACAGACTGGATCACATTAAGAACTGGTTTGTGGAGTACTTGGAAGGCACTAAGTAA
- a CDS encoding aminoglycoside phosphotransferase family protein, producing the protein MIKLPSDYIQTIRNIHKEEGEAWLQNFDSLITYCEEKWNLKVLPPFELSYNFVAPAETKDGGKVVLKLSVPTKEFYSEVAALRYFAGERMVKIIDTEVEKGILILDHLIPGDTLATLEDDIEATEVATSIMESLWVPETPDSSLPQIQEREQSLMKFFSAHPTGKDPITQNLLQKAINTFRCLLDEKQERYILHGDLHHYNILKEKSSWVAIDPKGLVGEREYDTIQFLLNNLPEDNIESILYKRIAVLVDKLKLNERRILAWGFAHSVLSICWSIEDGEEYSAPFYKSIFVFEKLHNEKFGCLT; encoded by the coding sequence ATGATAAAGCTCCCGTCAGATTATATTCAAACAATCAGAAACATACATAAAGAAGAGGGAGAGGCCTGGCTGCAAAATTTTGACTCGCTGATAACGTACTGCGAGGAAAAGTGGAATCTGAAGGTTCTCCCTCCCTTTGAACTTTCCTATAATTTTGTTGCCCCTGCAGAGACAAAGGATGGAGGCAAAGTTGTCCTGAAACTCTCAGTGCCGACCAAGGAGTTCTATTCGGAAGTGGCAGCGTTAAGATATTTTGCTGGAGAGAGAATGGTCAAGATTATAGACACTGAAGTCGAAAAAGGAATATTGATATTGGATCATCTGATTCCTGGCGATACGCTGGCAACACTTGAGGATGATATAGAAGCAACCGAGGTTGCAACCAGTATTATGGAATCGTTGTGGGTACCGGAAACACCGGATTCTAGTTTGCCTCAAATCCAAGAAAGAGAGCAAAGCCTCATGAAATTTTTCAGCGCACATCCAACAGGTAAAGATCCTATCACACAAAATCTTCTTCAAAAAGCTATTAATACCTTCCGATGCTTGCTGGATGAAAAACAAGAAAGATACATCCTGCATGGAGATCTGCACCATTACAATATTTTAAAGGAGAAATCCTCATGGGTGGCTATCGACCCTAAAGGTTTGGTGGGAGAACGGGAATACGATACGATTCAATTTCTTCTAAACAATCTTCCGGAGGATAATATTGAATCGATTCTATACAAGAGAATCGCCGTTTTGGTGGATAAATTGAAACTGAATGAAAGAAGAATACTTGCATGGGGATTCGCACACTCTGTACTTTCTATCTGCTGGTCGATAGAGGACGGAGAAGAATATAGTGCACCATTTTATAAAAGCATATTTGTATTTGAAAAATTACATAATGAAAAATTTGGCTGTTTAACTTAG
- a CDS encoding TVP38/TMEM64 family protein has translation MEFIEYIKELLTMENLLEVLEEYQSFGPLPGFLLVVLEAFLPFLPLIVIVMANAAAFGLWLGFLISWSGAVVGAVIVYYFVHKLQRYPRIQALLRKEKIRKMMSWIERHGFGPIFFLLCFPFTPSFLINVVAGLSKIKFYQFFLALVAGKMVMIFTISYIGYDIISFIRAPIKTAIAITIMLVLWFIGKKVELRLQLSGEK, from the coding sequence ATGGAATTTATAGAATATATAAAAGAATTACTGACAATGGAAAATCTACTGGAGGTATTGGAAGAGTATCAATCATTTGGGCCACTGCCGGGTTTCTTGTTAGTGGTGCTGGAAGCATTTCTTCCTTTTCTTCCTTTGATCGTAATCGTCATGGCAAATGCTGCTGCTTTTGGTCTTTGGCTGGGGTTCCTCATTTCTTGGTCAGGGGCCGTGGTCGGAGCTGTGATTGTTTACTATTTTGTACATAAGTTGCAAAGATACCCCAGAATCCAGGCTTTGCTTAGAAAAGAAAAGATAAGGAAGATGATGTCTTGGATTGAAAGACATGGCTTCGGTCCTATCTTCTTTTTACTATGTTTTCCTTTTACTCCGTCATTTTTGATCAATGTGGTTGCCGGGTTATCCAAAATAAAATTTTACCAATTTTTTCTGGCATTGGTAGCCGGGAAAATGGTCATGATTTTTACCATCAGCTATATTGGCTATGATATTATTTCCTTTATTCGTGCGCCGATTAAAACGGCCATTGCTATTACCATTATGTTGGTATTATGGTTTATCGGGAAAAAAGTAGAACTTCGTTTACAGCTTTCAGGAGAAAAATAA
- the lepB gene encoding signal peptidase I, with protein MKEKITKRKSAMKWLVVTFLLVLMIRALFFSNYIVEGHSMNPTLEQGNFLMVNKMVYSFTKPERFDVVVFQQEDEDTHYVKRVIGLPGDQIEYKQDMLYVNGEQVTEPFISPERLKIFGGNFTGDFSLEELTGEEAVPKGHVFVIGDNRLNSLDSRHFGFIEIEDIVGKVHVRYWPFDEFNTTFK; from the coding sequence TTGAAAGAAAAGATCACAAAACGTAAATCAGCAATGAAATGGTTGGTTGTCACATTCCTTTTGGTGCTTATGATTCGTGCGCTTTTCTTTTCTAATTATATTGTAGAAGGGCATTCCATGAATCCAACATTGGAGCAAGGGAATTTCCTGATGGTTAATAAAATGGTTTACTCCTTTACGAAGCCGGAACGATTTGATGTGGTTGTTTTTCAACAAGAAGATGAGGATACCCATTACGTAAAAAGAGTAATAGGATTGCCAGGTGACCAAATTGAATACAAACAAGATATGCTCTATGTTAATGGAGAGCAAGTGACAGAGCCGTTCATCTCACCTGAGCGCTTAAAAATCTTTGGTGGCAACTTTACAGGTGATTTTTCTTTAGAAGAGTTGACGGGCGAAGAAGCAGTACCAAAAGGCCATGTATTTGTAATAGGAGATAACAGGCTCAACAGCTTAGACAGCAGGCATTTTGGATTTATAGAGATAGAAGACATTGTCGGTAAAGTTCATGTCCGCTATTGGCCTTTTGATGAATTTAATACTACCTTCAAGTAA
- the fabG gene encoding 3-oxoacyl-ACP reductase FabG, protein MRLQGKVAIITGAANGIGLEAARVFLKEGAKVALVDYDAMTGEKRVAELQAEGEAAFYQVDVSNESQVVEMVAMVKERFGKIDILINNAGITKDNMLLKMSGEDFQKVMEVNVNGVFNCTQAVVPHMLENGKGKIINTSSVSGIYGNVGQTNYAAAKAAVVGMTKSWAKEFGRKNINVNAVAPGFVETAMVETIPEKMIQTMLQLVPLQRLGKPSDVANAYLYLASDESDYVNGTVLHVDGGVMM, encoded by the coding sequence ATGAGATTACAGGGGAAAGTTGCAATTATAACAGGAGCTGCGAATGGCATAGGCTTGGAAGCGGCAAGGGTATTCTTAAAAGAAGGGGCAAAGGTAGCCCTGGTAGATTATGATGCAATGACTGGAGAGAAAAGAGTTGCAGAACTCCAAGCAGAAGGGGAAGCAGCGTTCTACCAAGTGGACGTTTCCAACGAGTCACAGGTAGTAGAAATGGTCGCAATGGTGAAAGAAAGATTCGGTAAAATCGATATTTTAATAAACAATGCAGGCATAACAAAAGATAATATGCTCCTGAAGATGAGTGGCGAAGATTTTCAAAAAGTAATGGAAGTCAATGTGAATGGTGTCTTTAATTGCACCCAGGCAGTGGTTCCTCATATGCTGGAAAACGGTAAAGGGAAAATCATCAATACGTCTTCCGTAAGCGGTATATATGGGAATGTTGGACAAACCAATTATGCTGCAGCAAAAGCTGCCGTAGTCGGTATGACAAAGTCATGGGCGAAGGAGTTTGGTCGGAAAAATATTAATGTGAATGCGGTAGCGCCTGGGTTTGTGGAAACGGCCATGGTGGAGACGATTCCTGAGAAGATGATCCAGACGATGCTTCAGTTGGTACCATTACAGCGGCTAGGAAAGCCAAGTGATGTTGCCAATGCGTATCTGTATCTTGCTTCAGATGAATCGGATTATGTGAATGGGACGGTTCTCCATGTAGATGGCGGAGTTATGATGTAA